A part of Leptotrichia hongkongensis genomic DNA contains:
- a CDS encoding peptidylprolyl isomerase, whose amino-acid sequence MKKIVILVSVLMLLMVNVVNAKSNKAKKRIGDKKFEKIMKDFQLEAVIETTKGNISVYLYPEAAPKNVANFVFLAKNNFYNGLTFHRVIPNGLVQGGDPLGNGTGTAGYFLNDEISDWLNFDNEGMLAFANSGPNTNSSQFFITMQAMSSLNGKHTIIGGTKSREDLGVLRTIRQDDKILNIDIKGRKVDKFLDYFSEEVSEWERKLEKPVNHE is encoded by the coding sequence ATGAAGAAAATAGTGATATTGGTTAGTGTTTTAATGCTTTTAATGGTTAATGTTGTAAATGCAAAATCAAATAAGGCCAAAAAAAGAATAGGAGATAAAAAGTTTGAGAAAATAATGAAAGATTTTCAACTTGAAGCAGTAATAGAAACGACAAAAGGAAATATTTCTGTATACTTATATCCTGAAGCAGCTCCTAAAAATGTCGCAAATTTTGTGTTTCTTGCAAAAAATAATTTTTACAACGGACTAACTTTTCATAGAGTTATTCCTAATGGACTAGTGCAGGGGGGAGATCCTCTTGGAAACGGCACTGGAACAGCTGGATATTTTCTAAATGATGAAATTTCTGACTGGCTAAATTTTGATAATGAAGGTATGCTTGCTTTTGCAAATTCTGGACCAAATACAAATAGCAGTCAATTTTTTATAACGATGCAGGCAATGAGCAGCTTAAATGGGAAACATACAATTATAGGTGGAACAAAATCACGTGAAGATTTAGGTGTATTAAGGACAATAAGGCAAGATGATAAAATATTAAATATTGATATTAAAGGTAGAAAAGTTGATAAATTTTTAGATTATTTCTCTGAAGAAGTCAGCGAATGGGAAAGAAAGCTAGAAAAACCAGTAAATCATGAATAG